The following coding sequences are from one Lycium ferocissimum isolate CSIRO_LF1 chromosome 3, AGI_CSIRO_Lferr_CH_V1, whole genome shotgun sequence window:
- the LOC132050948 gene encoding uncharacterized protein LOC132050948, protein MEGLIPFVYKAIVEYKNGRTTWMNESPSASYMRLPGDSGRFETSDIQLFGHVDTMFSTTSSSTSSSASTVTKRMVSGGVQSPVARCHRISTRAI, encoded by the coding sequence atggaggggtTGATCCCATTTGTTTACAAAGCAATAGTGGAGTACAAAAATGGAAGGACAACATGGATGAATGAATCGCCTTCAGCTTCTTACATGAGACTTCCAGGCGATTCGGGTCGTTTTGAAACGTCCGATATACAGCTTTTTGGACATGTTGATACTATGTTTTCGACGACTTCATCTTCAACTTCATCTTCTGCATCCACTGTCACCAAAAGAATGGTGTCCGGTGGAGTTCAGTCACCGGTGGCTAGGTGCCACCGGATTTCTACTCGTGCAAtatga